A single Epinephelus lanceolatus isolate andai-2023 chromosome 22, ASM4190304v1, whole genome shotgun sequence DNA region contains:
- the LOC117258882 gene encoding protein NLRC3-like isoform X10 — MADLEADGDRSESPVSSCQLSLKSDRNEPGPSDTKEKKRSHVSVEEQPSCCSLCQDVLKDPVSTSCGHWFCRQCISSYWDQSASSGDSSYPQCGDRSRTRAGLQTASQTSTVQTDSGLQEVLDEHKVSVRRRCERVTEGSDETGSETLLNRIYTELYITEGQSEEVNTQHEVKQLERASKMKTLHETPIKCQHIFKALPDQQKHIRVVLTNGVAGVGKTFTVQKFTLDWAEGLENQDVSVVILLSFRELNLIRDEKFSLLTLLRVFHPTLQKVTAEELAVCKVLFIFDGLDESRLALDFHNNEVVTDVTQKSSVNVLLTNLMEGKLLPSALVWITSRPAAANQIPPACVDRVTEVRGFTDAQKEEYFRRRVSDEERSSRIISHMKTSRSLHIMCLIPVFCWITATVLDHMLTTEQRGELPKTLTDLYSHFLLVQTKRKKNKYDEGHETSPQELTEADRDVLLKLGRLAFEHLEKGNIMFYQEDLEQCGLDVTEALVYSGVCTEIFKRESVIFQKTVYCFVHLSVQEFLAAVYLFHCFTNRNTKVLEDFLGTDQDNYRSLDVFLQKAMEKSLQSGQKNGHLDLFVRFLHGLSLESNQRLLGSLLGRTDNSPEIIQRAINNLKEMNMYNVSPDRSINIFHCLLEMNDLSVHQEIQEFLKSENRSEKKLSEIHCSALAYMLQMSEEVLDELDVDEYNTTREGRRRLIPAVRNCRKARFTWCRLSETHCEVVASALKSNPSHLRELDLSGNRDLRDSGMKQLCAGLESPNCRLETLRLRSCSLSEISCVSLASALKSNPSHLRELELSDNKLQDSGVKQLCDFLESPHCKLETLRVEKCSLSEISCVSLASALKSNPSHLRELDLSFNNLQDSGVKQLCDFLESPHCKLETLRLKSCSLSEISCVSLASALKSNPSHLRELDLSYNKLQDSDVKLLCDLKESPHCKLETLRWRL; from the exons agagaagaagaggagtcatgtttctgtggAGGAGCAGCCGTCCTGCTGTAGTTTGTGTCAGGACGTCCTGAAGGATCCAGTCTCTACCAGCTGTGGACACTGGTTCTGCAGACAGTGCATCAGCTCATACTGGGACCAGTCTGCTTCATCAGGAGACTCCTCCTATCCCCAGTGTGGAGACAGATCCAGAACAagagctggactgcagacagCCAGTCAGACCAGCACTGTACAAA CAGACAGTGGTCTGCAGGAGGTTTTAGATGAACATAAGGTCAGTGTGAGGAGGAGATGTGAACGTGTGACTGAAGGAAgtgatgaaacaggaagtgaaacccTCCTCAACAGGATCTACACTgagctctacatcacagagggacagagtgaAGAGGTTAATACCCAACATGAGGTGAAGCAGCTTGAGAGAGCTTCTAAGATGAAGACCCTCCATGAAACTCCAATCAAGTGTCAGCACATCTTTAAAGCCTTACCTgaccaacagaaacacatcagagTGGTTCTGACCAACGGCGTCGCTGGCGTTGGAAAAAccttcacagtgcagaagttCACTCTGGACTGGGCCGAGGGTTTGGAAAACCAAGATGTCAGTGTGGTGATTCTGCTTTCGTTCAGGGAGCTGAACTTGATCAGAGATGAGAAGTTCAGTCTTCTCACTCTGCTCCGTGTTTTCCATCCAACATTACAGAAGGTCACAGCAGAGGAGCTCGCTGTCTGTAAAGTTCTGTTCATCTTTGACGGCCTGGATGAAAGCAGACTGGCTCTGGATTTCCACAACAATGAGGTTGTGACTGATGTCACACAGAAGTCATCAGTCAACGTGCTGTTGACAAACCTCATGGAGGGGAAGCTGCTTCCCTCGGCTCTGGTCTGGATAACTTCCcgacctgcagcagccaatcagatccctcCTGCATGTGTTGACAGGGTAACAGAAGTACGAGGCTTCACTGACGCCCAGAAGGAGGAGTACTTCAGGAGGAGAGTCAGTGATGAAGAGCGGTCCAGCAGAATCATCTCACACATGAAGACATCCAGGAGCCTCCACATCATGTGTCTAatcccagtcttctgctggatcactgctacagttctgGATCACATGTTGActacagagcagagaggagagctgcCCAAGACCCTGACTGACCTGTACTCACACTTCCTGCTGGttcagacaaagaggaagaagaacaaGTATGATGAGGGACATGAGACCAGTCCACAGGAGCTGACAGAGGCTGACAGGGACGTTCTTCTGAAGCTGGGGAGGCTGGCGTTTGAACATCTGGAGAAAGGAAACATCATGTTCTACCAAGAAGACCTGGAGCAGTGTGGTCTTGATGTCACAGAGGCCTTGGTGTACTCAGGAGTTTGTACAGAGATCTTcaaaagagagtctgtgatcttCCAGAAAACAGTCTACTGCTTCGTTCATCTGAGCGTTCAGGAGTTTCTGGCTGCAGTCTACCTGTTCCACTGTTTCACCAACAGGAACACAAAGGTACTGGAGGACTTCCTGGGGACAGACCAGGATAATTACAGATCCCTGGATGTCTTCTTACAGAAAGCCATGGAGAAATCCCTCCAAAGTGGTCAAAAAAATGGTCACCTGGATCTGTTTGTCCGCTTCCTTCATGGCCTCTCTCTGGAGTCCAACCAGAGACTGTTAGGAAGCCTTTTGGGTCGGACAGACAACAGTCCAGAAATCATCCAGAGAGCCATCAACAACCTGAAGGAGATGAACATGTATAATGTTTCTCCTGACAGAAGCATCAACATCTTCCACTGTCTGCTGGAGATGAACGACCTCTCAGTACATCAGGAGATCCAAGAGTTCCTGAAGTCAGAGAACAGATCAGAGAAGAAACTCTCAGAGATCCACTGCTCAGCTCTGGCCTACATGCTGCAGATGTCAGAGGAGGTTCTGGATGAGTTGGACGTGGACGAATACAACACAACAAGGGAGGGACGACGGAGACTGATTCCAGCTGTGAGGAACTGCAGAAAGGCTCG ATTTACTTGGTGTAGACTCTCAGAGACTCACTGTGAAGTCgtggcctcagctctgaagtccaacccctcccatctgagagagctggacctgagtgGAAACAGGGACCTGCGGGATTCAGGAATGAAGCAGCTGTGTGCTGGACTGGAGAGTCCAAACTGTAGACTGGAGACTCTGAG actgaggagctgcagtttgtcagagatcagctgtgtttcactggcctcagctctgaagtccaacccctcccatctgagagagctggagctgagtgacaacaagctgcaggattcaggagtgaagcagctgtgtgattttctggaGAGTCCACACTGTAAACTGGAGACTCTGAG AGTGGAGAAATGCAGTTTgtcagagatcagctgtgtttcactggcctcagctctgaagtccaacccctcccatctgagagagctggacctgagcttcaacaacctgcaggattcaggagtgaagcagctgtgtgattttctggaGAGTCCACACTGTAAACTGGAGACTCTGAG ACTGAAGAGCTGCAGTTTgtcagagatcagctgtgtttcactggcctcagctctgaagtccaacccctcccatctgagagagtTGGACCTGAGCTACAACAAGCTGCAGGATTCAGAtgtgaagctgctgtgtgatcTGAAGGAGAGTCCACACTGTAAACTGGAGACTCTGAG ATGGAGGCTATGA
- the LOC117258882 gene encoding protein NLRC3-like isoform X6 has protein sequence MADLEADGDRSESPVSSCQLSLKSDRSMRSPLHFSNEPGPSDTKQRAESPVNSCLSMKSDWSMVSPPYFSNEPGPSDTKEKKRSHVSVEEQPSCCSLCQDVLKDPVSTSCGHWFCRQCISSYWDQSASSGDSSYPQCGDRSRTRAGLQTASQTSTVQTDSGLQEVLDEHKVSVRRRCERVTEGSDETGSETLLNRIYTELYITEGQSEEVNTQHEVKQLERASKMKTLHETPIKCQHIFKALPDQQKHIRVVLTNGVAGVGKTFTVQKFTLDWAEGLENQDVSVVILLSFRELNLIRDEKFSLLTLLRVFHPTLQKVTAEELAVCKVLFIFDGLDESRLALDFHNNEVVTDVTQKSSVNVLLTNLMEGKLLPSALVWITSRPAAANQIPPACVDRVTEVRGFTDAQKEEYFRRRVSDEERSSRIISHMKTSRSLHIMCLIPVFCWITATVLDHMLTTEQRGELPKTLTDLYSHFLLVQTKRKKNKYDEGHETSPQELTEADRDVLLKLGRLAFEHLEKGNIMFYQEDLEQCGLDVTEALVYSGVCTEIFKRESVIFQKTVYCFVHLSVQEFLAAVYLFHCFTNRNTKVLEDFLGTDQDNYRSLDVFLQKAMEKSLQSGQKNGHLDLFVRFLHGLSLESNQRLLGSLLGRTDNSPEIIQRAINNLKEMNMYNVSPDRSINIFHCLLEMNDLSVHQEIQEFLKSENRSEKKLSEIHCSALAYMLQMSEEVLDELDVDEYNTTREGRRRLIPAVRNCRKARFTWCRLSETHCEVVASALKSNPSHLRELDLSGNRDLRDSGMKQLCAGLESPNCRLETLRLRSCSLSEISCVSLASALKSNPSHLRELELSDNKLQDSGVKQLCDFLESPHCKLETLRVEKCSLSEISCVSLASALKSNPSHLRELDLSFNNLQDSGVKQLCDFLESPHCKLETLRLKSCSLSEISCVSLASALKSNPSHLRELDLSYNKLQDSDVKLLCDLKESPHCKLETLRWRL, from the exons agagaagaagaggagtcatgtttctgtggAGGAGCAGCCGTCCTGCTGTAGTTTGTGTCAGGACGTCCTGAAGGATCCAGTCTCTACCAGCTGTGGACACTGGTTCTGCAGACAGTGCATCAGCTCATACTGGGACCAGTCTGCTTCATCAGGAGACTCCTCCTATCCCCAGTGTGGAGACAGATCCAGAACAagagctggactgcagacagCCAGTCAGACCAGCACTGTACAAA CAGACAGTGGTCTGCAGGAGGTTTTAGATGAACATAAGGTCAGTGTGAGGAGGAGATGTGAACGTGTGACTGAAGGAAgtgatgaaacaggaagtgaaacccTCCTCAACAGGATCTACACTgagctctacatcacagagggacagagtgaAGAGGTTAATACCCAACATGAGGTGAAGCAGCTTGAGAGAGCTTCTAAGATGAAGACCCTCCATGAAACTCCAATCAAGTGTCAGCACATCTTTAAAGCCTTACCTgaccaacagaaacacatcagagTGGTTCTGACCAACGGCGTCGCTGGCGTTGGAAAAAccttcacagtgcagaagttCACTCTGGACTGGGCCGAGGGTTTGGAAAACCAAGATGTCAGTGTGGTGATTCTGCTTTCGTTCAGGGAGCTGAACTTGATCAGAGATGAGAAGTTCAGTCTTCTCACTCTGCTCCGTGTTTTCCATCCAACATTACAGAAGGTCACAGCAGAGGAGCTCGCTGTCTGTAAAGTTCTGTTCATCTTTGACGGCCTGGATGAAAGCAGACTGGCTCTGGATTTCCACAACAATGAGGTTGTGACTGATGTCACACAGAAGTCATCAGTCAACGTGCTGTTGACAAACCTCATGGAGGGGAAGCTGCTTCCCTCGGCTCTGGTCTGGATAACTTCCcgacctgcagcagccaatcagatccctcCTGCATGTGTTGACAGGGTAACAGAAGTACGAGGCTTCACTGACGCCCAGAAGGAGGAGTACTTCAGGAGGAGAGTCAGTGATGAAGAGCGGTCCAGCAGAATCATCTCACACATGAAGACATCCAGGAGCCTCCACATCATGTGTCTAatcccagtcttctgctggatcactgctacagttctgGATCACATGTTGActacagagcagagaggagagctgcCCAAGACCCTGACTGACCTGTACTCACACTTCCTGCTGGttcagacaaagaggaagaagaacaaGTATGATGAGGGACATGAGACCAGTCCACAGGAGCTGACAGAGGCTGACAGGGACGTTCTTCTGAAGCTGGGGAGGCTGGCGTTTGAACATCTGGAGAAAGGAAACATCATGTTCTACCAAGAAGACCTGGAGCAGTGTGGTCTTGATGTCACAGAGGCCTTGGTGTACTCAGGAGTTTGTACAGAGATCTTcaaaagagagtctgtgatcttCCAGAAAACAGTCTACTGCTTCGTTCATCTGAGCGTTCAGGAGTTTCTGGCTGCAGTCTACCTGTTCCACTGTTTCACCAACAGGAACACAAAGGTACTGGAGGACTTCCTGGGGACAGACCAGGATAATTACAGATCCCTGGATGTCTTCTTACAGAAAGCCATGGAGAAATCCCTCCAAAGTGGTCAAAAAAATGGTCACCTGGATCTGTTTGTCCGCTTCCTTCATGGCCTCTCTCTGGAGTCCAACCAGAGACTGTTAGGAAGCCTTTTGGGTCGGACAGACAACAGTCCAGAAATCATCCAGAGAGCCATCAACAACCTGAAGGAGATGAACATGTATAATGTTTCTCCTGACAGAAGCATCAACATCTTCCACTGTCTGCTGGAGATGAACGACCTCTCAGTACATCAGGAGATCCAAGAGTTCCTGAAGTCAGAGAACAGATCAGAGAAGAAACTCTCAGAGATCCACTGCTCAGCTCTGGCCTACATGCTGCAGATGTCAGAGGAGGTTCTGGATGAGTTGGACGTGGACGAATACAACACAACAAGGGAGGGACGACGGAGACTGATTCCAGCTGTGAGGAACTGCAGAAAGGCTCG ATTTACTTGGTGTAGACTCTCAGAGACTCACTGTGAAGTCgtggcctcagctctgaagtccaacccctcccatctgagagagctggacctgagtgGAAACAGGGACCTGCGGGATTCAGGAATGAAGCAGCTGTGTGCTGGACTGGAGAGTCCAAACTGTAGACTGGAGACTCTGAG actgaggagctgcagtttgtcagagatcagctgtgtttcactggcctcagctctgaagtccaacccctcccatctgagagagctggagctgagtgacaacaagctgcaggattcaggagtgaagcagctgtgtgattttctggaGAGTCCACACTGTAAACTGGAGACTCTGAG AGTGGAGAAATGCAGTTTgtcagagatcagctgtgtttcactggcctcagctctgaagtccaacccctcccatctgagagagctggacctgagcttcaacaacctgcaggattcaggagtgaagcagctgtgtgattttctggaGAGTCCACACTGTAAACTGGAGACTCTGAG ACTGAAGAGCTGCAGTTTgtcagagatcagctgtgtttcactggcctcagctctgaagtccaacccctcccatctgagagagtTGGACCTGAGCTACAACAAGCTGCAGGATTCAGAtgtgaagctgctgtgtgatcTGAAGGAGAGTCCACACTGTAAACTGGAGACTCTGAG ATGGAGGCTATGA
- the LOC117258882 gene encoding protein NLRC3-like isoform X7, producing MADLEADGDRSESPVSSCQLSLKSDRSMRSPLHFSNEPGPSDTKQRAESPVNSCLSMKSDWSMVSPPYFSNEPGPSDTKEKKRSHVSVEEQPSCCSLCQDVLKDPVSTSCGHWFCRQCISSYWDQSASSGDSSYPQCGDRSRTRAGLQTASQTSTVQNSGLQEVLDEHKVSVRRRCERVTEGSDETGSETLLNRIYTELYITEGQSEEVNTQHEVKQLERASKMKTLHETPIKCQHIFKALPDQQKHIRVVLTNGVAGVGKTFTVQKFTLDWAEGLENQDVSVVILLSFRELNLIRDEKFSLLTLLRVFHPTLQKVTAEELAVCKVLFIFDGLDESRLALDFHNNEVVTDVTQKSSVNVLLTNLMEGKLLPSALVWITSRPAAANQIPPACVDRVTEVRGFTDAQKEEYFRRRVSDEERSSRIISHMKTSRSLHIMCLIPVFCWITATVLDHMLTTEQRGELPKTLTDLYSHFLLVQTKRKKNKYDEGHETSPQELTEADRDVLLKLGRLAFEHLEKGNIMFYQEDLEQCGLDVTEALVYSGVCTEIFKRESVIFQKTVYCFVHLSVQEFLAAVYLFHCFTNRNTKVLEDFLGTDQDNYRSLDVFLQKAMEKSLQSGQKNGHLDLFVRFLHGLSLESNQRLLGSLLGRTDNSPEIIQRAINNLKEMNMYNVSPDRSINIFHCLLEMNDLSVHQEIQEFLKSENRSEKKLSEIHCSALAYMLQMSEEVLDELDVDEYNTTREGRRRLIPAVRNCRKARFTWCRLSETHCEVVASALKSNPSHLRELDLSGNRDLRDSGMKQLCAGLESPNCRLETLRLRSCSLSEISCVSLASALKSNPSHLRELELSDNKLQDSGVKQLCDFLESPHCKLETLRVEKCSLSEISCVSLASALKSNPSHLRELDLSFNNLQDSGVKQLCDFLESPHCKLETLRLKSCSLSEISCVSLASALKSNPSHLRELDLSYNKLQDSDVKLLCDLKESPHCKLETLRWRL from the exons agagaagaagaggagtcatgtttctgtggAGGAGCAGCCGTCCTGCTGTAGTTTGTGTCAGGACGTCCTGAAGGATCCAGTCTCTACCAGCTGTGGACACTGGTTCTGCAGACAGTGCATCAGCTCATACTGGGACCAGTCTGCTTCATCAGGAGACTCCTCCTATCCCCAGTGTGGAGACAGATCCAGAACAagagctggactgcagacagCCAGTCAGACCAGCACTGTACAAA ACAGTGGTCTGCAGGAGGTTTTAGATGAACATAAGGTCAGTGTGAGGAGGAGATGTGAACGTGTGACTGAAGGAAgtgatgaaacaggaagtgaaacccTCCTCAACAGGATCTACACTgagctctacatcacagagggacagagtgaAGAGGTTAATACCCAACATGAGGTGAAGCAGCTTGAGAGAGCTTCTAAGATGAAGACCCTCCATGAAACTCCAATCAAGTGTCAGCACATCTTTAAAGCCTTACCTgaccaacagaaacacatcagagTGGTTCTGACCAACGGCGTCGCTGGCGTTGGAAAAAccttcacagtgcagaagttCACTCTGGACTGGGCCGAGGGTTTGGAAAACCAAGATGTCAGTGTGGTGATTCTGCTTTCGTTCAGGGAGCTGAACTTGATCAGAGATGAGAAGTTCAGTCTTCTCACTCTGCTCCGTGTTTTCCATCCAACATTACAGAAGGTCACAGCAGAGGAGCTCGCTGTCTGTAAAGTTCTGTTCATCTTTGACGGCCTGGATGAAAGCAGACTGGCTCTGGATTTCCACAACAATGAGGTTGTGACTGATGTCACACAGAAGTCATCAGTCAACGTGCTGTTGACAAACCTCATGGAGGGGAAGCTGCTTCCCTCGGCTCTGGTCTGGATAACTTCCcgacctgcagcagccaatcagatccctcCTGCATGTGTTGACAGGGTAACAGAAGTACGAGGCTTCACTGACGCCCAGAAGGAGGAGTACTTCAGGAGGAGAGTCAGTGATGAAGAGCGGTCCAGCAGAATCATCTCACACATGAAGACATCCAGGAGCCTCCACATCATGTGTCTAatcccagtcttctgctggatcactgctacagttctgGATCACATGTTGActacagagcagagaggagagctgcCCAAGACCCTGACTGACCTGTACTCACACTTCCTGCTGGttcagacaaagaggaagaagaacaaGTATGATGAGGGACATGAGACCAGTCCACAGGAGCTGACAGAGGCTGACAGGGACGTTCTTCTGAAGCTGGGGAGGCTGGCGTTTGAACATCTGGAGAAAGGAAACATCATGTTCTACCAAGAAGACCTGGAGCAGTGTGGTCTTGATGTCACAGAGGCCTTGGTGTACTCAGGAGTTTGTACAGAGATCTTcaaaagagagtctgtgatcttCCAGAAAACAGTCTACTGCTTCGTTCATCTGAGCGTTCAGGAGTTTCTGGCTGCAGTCTACCTGTTCCACTGTTTCACCAACAGGAACACAAAGGTACTGGAGGACTTCCTGGGGACAGACCAGGATAATTACAGATCCCTGGATGTCTTCTTACAGAAAGCCATGGAGAAATCCCTCCAAAGTGGTCAAAAAAATGGTCACCTGGATCTGTTTGTCCGCTTCCTTCATGGCCTCTCTCTGGAGTCCAACCAGAGACTGTTAGGAAGCCTTTTGGGTCGGACAGACAACAGTCCAGAAATCATCCAGAGAGCCATCAACAACCTGAAGGAGATGAACATGTATAATGTTTCTCCTGACAGAAGCATCAACATCTTCCACTGTCTGCTGGAGATGAACGACCTCTCAGTACATCAGGAGATCCAAGAGTTCCTGAAGTCAGAGAACAGATCAGAGAAGAAACTCTCAGAGATCCACTGCTCAGCTCTGGCCTACATGCTGCAGATGTCAGAGGAGGTTCTGGATGAGTTGGACGTGGACGAATACAACACAACAAGGGAGGGACGACGGAGACTGATTCCAGCTGTGAGGAACTGCAGAAAGGCTCG ATTTACTTGGTGTAGACTCTCAGAGACTCACTGTGAAGTCgtggcctcagctctgaagtccaacccctcccatctgagagagctggacctgagtgGAAACAGGGACCTGCGGGATTCAGGAATGAAGCAGCTGTGTGCTGGACTGGAGAGTCCAAACTGTAGACTGGAGACTCTGAG actgaggagctgcagtttgtcagagatcagctgtgtttcactggcctcagctctgaagtccaacccctcccatctgagagagctggagctgagtgacaacaagctgcaggattcaggagtgaagcagctgtgtgattttctggaGAGTCCACACTGTAAACTGGAGACTCTGAG AGTGGAGAAATGCAGTTTgtcagagatcagctgtgtttcactggcctcagctctgaagtccaacccctcccatctgagagagctggacctgagcttcaacaacctgcaggattcaggagtgaagcagctgtgtgattttctggaGAGTCCACACTGTAAACTGGAGACTCTGAG ACTGAAGAGCTGCAGTTTgtcagagatcagctgtgtttcactggcctcagctctgaagtccaacccctcccatctgagagagtTGGACCTGAGCTACAACAAGCTGCAGGATTCAGAtgtgaagctgctgtgtgatcTGAAGGAGAGTCCACACTGTAAACTGGAGACTCTGAG ATGGAGGCTATGA
- the LOC117258882 gene encoding protein NLRC3-like isoform X14, which translates to MFPSLSADSGLQEVLDEHKVSVRRRCERVTEGSDETGSETLLNRIYTELYITEGQSEEVNTQHEVKQLERASKMKTLHETPIKCQHIFKALPDQQKHIRVVLTNGVAGVGKTFTVQKFTLDWAEGLENQDVSVVILLSFRELNLIRDEKFSLLTLLRVFHPTLQKVTAEELAVCKVLFIFDGLDESRLALDFHNNEVVTDVTQKSSVNVLLTNLMEGKLLPSALVWITSRPAAANQIPPACVDRVTEVRGFTDAQKEEYFRRRVSDEERSSRIISHMKTSRSLHIMCLIPVFCWITATVLDHMLTTEQRGELPKTLTDLYSHFLLVQTKRKKNKYDEGHETSPQELTEADRDVLLKLGRLAFEHLEKGNIMFYQEDLEQCGLDVTEALVYSGVCTEIFKRESVIFQKTVYCFVHLSVQEFLAAVYLFHCFTNRNTKVLEDFLGTDQDNYRSLDVFLQKAMEKSLQSGQKNGHLDLFVRFLHGLSLESNQRLLGSLLGRTDNSPEIIQRAINNLKEMNMYNVSPDRSINIFHCLLEMNDLSVHQEIQEFLKSENRSEKKLSEIHCSALAYMLQMSEEVLDELDVDEYNTTREGRRRLIPAVRNCRKARFTWCRLSETHCEVVASALKSNPSHLRELDLSGNRDLRDSGMKQLCAGLESPNCRLETLRLRSCSLSEISCVSLASALKSNPSHLRELELSDNKLQDSGVKQLCDFLESPHCKLETLRVEKCSLSEISCVSLASALKSNPSHLRELDLSFNNLQDSGVKQLCDFLESPHCKLETLRLKSCSLSEISCVSLASALKSNPSHLRELDLSYNKLQDSDVKLLCDLKESPHCKLETLRWRL; encoded by the exons ATGTTTCCTTCTCTTTCAGCAGACAGTGGTCTGCAGGAGGTTTTAGATGAACATAAGGTCAGTGTGAGGAGGAGATGTGAACGTGTGACTGAAGGAAgtgatgaaacaggaagtgaaacccTCCTCAACAGGATCTACACTgagctctacatcacagagggacagagtgaAGAGGTTAATACCCAACATGAGGTGAAGCAGCTTGAGAGAGCTTCTAAGATGAAGACCCTCCATGAAACTCCAATCAAGTGTCAGCACATCTTTAAAGCCTTACCTgaccaacagaaacacatcagagTGGTTCTGACCAACGGCGTCGCTGGCGTTGGAAAAAccttcacagtgcagaagttCACTCTGGACTGGGCCGAGGGTTTGGAAAACCAAGATGTCAGTGTGGTGATTCTGCTTTCGTTCAGGGAGCTGAACTTGATCAGAGATGAGAAGTTCAGTCTTCTCACTCTGCTCCGTGTTTTCCATCCAACATTACAGAAGGTCACAGCAGAGGAGCTCGCTGTCTGTAAAGTTCTGTTCATCTTTGACGGCCTGGATGAAAGCAGACTGGCTCTGGATTTCCACAACAATGAGGTTGTGACTGATGTCACACAGAAGTCATCAGTCAACGTGCTGTTGACAAACCTCATGGAGGGGAAGCTGCTTCCCTCGGCTCTGGTCTGGATAACTTCCcgacctgcagcagccaatcagatccctcCTGCATGTGTTGACAGGGTAACAGAAGTACGAGGCTTCACTGACGCCCAGAAGGAGGAGTACTTCAGGAGGAGAGTCAGTGATGAAGAGCGGTCCAGCAGAATCATCTCACACATGAAGACATCCAGGAGCCTCCACATCATGTGTCTAatcccagtcttctgctggatcactgctacagttctgGATCACATGTTGActacagagcagagaggagagctgcCCAAGACCCTGACTGACCTGTACTCACACTTCCTGCTGGttcagacaaagaggaagaagaacaaGTATGATGAGGGACATGAGACCAGTCCACAGGAGCTGACAGAGGCTGACAGGGACGTTCTTCTGAAGCTGGGGAGGCTGGCGTTTGAACATCTGGAGAAAGGAAACATCATGTTCTACCAAGAAGACCTGGAGCAGTGTGGTCTTGATGTCACAGAGGCCTTGGTGTACTCAGGAGTTTGTACAGAGATCTTcaaaagagagtctgtgatcttCCAGAAAACAGTCTACTGCTTCGTTCATCTGAGCGTTCAGGAGTTTCTGGCTGCAGTCTACCTGTTCCACTGTTTCACCAACAGGAACACAAAGGTACTGGAGGACTTCCTGGGGACAGACCAGGATAATTACAGATCCCTGGATGTCTTCTTACAGAAAGCCATGGAGAAATCCCTCCAAAGTGGTCAAAAAAATGGTCACCTGGATCTGTTTGTCCGCTTCCTTCATGGCCTCTCTCTGGAGTCCAACCAGAGACTGTTAGGAAGCCTTTTGGGTCGGACAGACAACAGTCCAGAAATCATCCAGAGAGCCATCAACAACCTGAAGGAGATGAACATGTATAATGTTTCTCCTGACAGAAGCATCAACATCTTCCACTGTCTGCTGGAGATGAACGACCTCTCAGTACATCAGGAGATCCAAGAGTTCCTGAAGTCAGAGAACAGATCAGAGAAGAAACTCTCAGAGATCCACTGCTCAGCTCTGGCCTACATGCTGCAGATGTCAGAGGAGGTTCTGGATGAGTTGGACGTGGACGAATACAACACAACAAGGGAGGGACGACGGAGACTGATTCCAGCTGTGAGGAACTGCAGAAAGGCTCG ATTTACTTGGTGTAGACTCTCAGAGACTCACTGTGAAGTCgtggcctcagctctgaagtccaacccctcccatctgagagagctggacctgagtgGAAACAGGGACCTGCGGGATTCAGGAATGAAGCAGCTGTGTGCTGGACTGGAGAGTCCAAACTGTAGACTGGAGACTCTGAG actgaggagctgcagtttgtcagagatcagctgtgtttcactggcctcagctctgaagtccaacccctcccatctgagagagctggagctgagtgacaacaagctgcaggattcaggagtgaagcagctgtgtgattttctggaGAGTCCACACTGTAAACTGGAGACTCTGAG AGTGGAGAAATGCAGTTTgtcagagatcagctgtgtttcactggcctcagctctgaagtccaacccctcccatctgagagagctggacctgagcttcaacaacctgcaggattcaggagtgaagcagctgtgtgattttctggaGAGTCCACACTGTAAACTGGAGACTCTGAG ACTGAAGAGCTGCAGTTTgtcagagatcagctgtgtttcactggcctcagctctgaagtccaacccctcccatctgagagagtTGGACCTGAGCTACAACAAGCTGCAGGATTCAGAtgtgaagctgctgtgtgatcTGAAGGAGAGTCCACACTGTAAACTGGAGACTCTGAG ATGGAGGCTATGA